DNA from Haloferax volcanii DS2:
GATTCGGGGCGCGAATCTTGCATGCGATTCCCAACTGAAATCGTTCGATTGCTCCCGTGTGACGAGCGCTCAATTGACAGTTCCACGGATCTGCGCGACACCATGGCGAGCCTGGATTATTTCGGCAGTCGCTCGACCAGCCCATCGATTTCGGCGTGCGTGTTGTACACGTGAGGACTGACACGAATATTCCCTTCGCGCAAGGCTGTATGGATGCCAGCATCCGCAAGCGCTCGATGGGTTTCACGGGCCACGCTTTCCGACGAATGGCTGAGTACGACGATGTTGGCGTGCCGTTGAGGGTCTTCCGGCGTTACAACCTCGAACGAACTCGATTCAGCCCCCTCGATGAGCTGACCGACGAGTCGCTCGCCATGAGCGCTGATCTGCTCGATGCCGATTCCGGTCAAATACTCGACCGCCGCAGTCCAGGGCATGAAGTTGTTGAAGTTCGCCGTTCCAAAGACGTCGTATCCGGACGCACCGAGTTCCGTATCAAGCGACAGATTCTGCATTTCGTCCAGCGTCGTTCCGGCTTGCATCGATAACCAATAAGCGTTCACTGGACCAATCGCATCGAGGACCTCCGGTGTGAGCCACGTAAAGCCCGTGCCGTACGGTCCGCAGAGCCACTTGTAGCCACAACTGATGAGCACATCGACCGGTGTTCGCGATACGTCAATCGGCCGCGCCCCAACGCCCTGCGAGCCGTTTAGCACGAAGAGCACGTCGTGTTCGTGACAGACGGTTCCGATCTCGTCGATATCGAGCCGCCGCCCAGTGAACGAGTCCACCCACGTCGTACAGAAGGCGCGCGTCCGCGGGGTCGCTGTCTCGGCGAGCTGCTGTGTCAAGGGTGTCGAACACTCGGCATCGACGAACCGCAGTTGGACCCCCTGGGATTCGAGCAGATGCCACGGGAGAATTGTCGCCGGGAAATCACCCTCGACGAGGATTACTTCATCACCTTCGTTCCACTCAAGCCCGTGAATCAGCAGGTGCAGCCCGTACGAGAAGCTGTTTCCGAGGATAATTTCGTCGGGAGAGGCGTTGATGAGTGTCCCGAGTGCCCGTTTGACCCCGGCTGGTACCTCGCGAAAGGCCTGTTCTGGGAGCCGATGGGGCGCTCGTTTCAATGTAACCGCATCGTCAACCGCCTCGACGGCTCGCTTCGGTAAGGGCCCTTGATGGGCGCAGTTCAGCCAAGTATGTCCATCGAACGGCCCGAAATCCGCATTCCAATCCGCCATGAGTCTCGTAGCCCTAGAGCCGACTTAGTAATTCACCCGAAGCATTCTGTGTCGAGCTTATCTCCTAAGCCGACCGGGTATCTGTATCCACTATCGAGAACGTCCCTCCGCACCGTGCTTCGTGAGGTACTTGGAGAGGTTATCTCTGCGCCGGCGATGGGTGTCGTCGCACACGCGTCGGCGGTGATCGATGTCGACACGAAGTCAACGCGGTTCATCAAACAGAGCGAGCCGAGACGTTCTGACCTCAGGACTTTTGGGGACCTCGTCCGTCGTCTTCCACTGACCATGACCCTCGTCGTCGAGTGTCGTCTCGTCTCGGAGCGGTTGCCGCTGACCGACGTCGCCGCCGCCGTACCGGACGTGACCCTCCGGGTAGAGAACACGCTGACGTCCGCGCGGAGCCGACCGGTGCTTATCTTCTGGGCTGATGGCGGCCGGTTGGACTCGGTCGACGCGGCGTTACGGGACGCGTCGGTGGCGACTCACAGCGTGCTCGGGTCGACCGTGGACCGCCGTCTCTATCGCGTCGAACTCTCGGAGCGGCCGCCGGCCATCTACACGGAGTTTATCCGGCTGGACACCGCCCCCATTTCAGCGACGATAACCCCGAGCGGATGGGACGTGCGGACGCGGCTCTCCGACCGAGCGACGCTCGCCGAGTTCAACAAGGACTGCGAAGAGAACGGTATCACGTTCCGACTCGACCGCGTCGTCGACGTCGCCCCCTCGGACAGCAACGAGTACGGACTCACCGCGAAACAGCGCGAAACGCTGCTCGCCGCCCACGAGGCGGGTTACTTCTCCGTTCCGCGAACGACTTCGCTGGCGGAGTTGGGGGCCGAACTCGGCGTCACCGCCCCGTCCGTCTCCGAGCGACTCCGGCGGGCACAAGACCGACTCGTCCGGCACACTGTCGCCTCAGATAAAAAGACGTCTTAAACACCACAACAGGTTAGAGTCAGTACTTATCGCCGCACGCCCCCGGGATACAGACATGGCATCGAAGCTACAATCACGGGTGCGAAACCTCCCCGTGGACGGCGTCGGACGCCACCCGAATCGGCGGGTAGGCCGCCGCATGACGACGGTTGACGGGGTGACCTGCGCGTGACCGATACGGTCGGCACCGAAGCGGACGCGGCCGAACGCGACGCCTACTTCGTCGGCGGCGGCATCGCGTCTCTCGCCGGGGCCGCGTTCCTCCTTCGAGACACCGAGATACCCGGCGAGAACGTTCACGTGCTGGAAAAGCGGCAGGTGTTCGGCGGCGCGCTCGACGGGCGCGGAACCCCCGAGGAGGGCTACGTCCTACCCGGCGGCCGCATGTTCAACTTTCCGACCTACGAGTGTACGTGGAACCTCTTCCGGTCGATTCCGTCGCTCGAAGACCCCGACACGACCATCAAGGGGGAGATGGACGAGTTCAACGAGAAACACGAGACGTACGCCGAGGCCCGACTCGTCGGCGCGGACCAAGAGATACTCGACGTCTCCTCCTACGGGTTCGAGACGCAACACCGTCTATCGCTGCTCCGCCTCCTTCTCACTCCCGAGGAGAGGCTCGGTGAGACACGCATCGAGGAGTGGTTCGACGAGACCTTCTTCGACACCACGTTTTGGTATCTGTGGGCGACGACGTTCGCCTTCCAGCCGTGGCACAGCGCGGCGGAGATGCGCCGGTACATGCAGCGGTTCACACGGGAATTTCCCCGACTCCACACGCTGAGCGGCGTGTCGCGGACGAAGTACAACCAGTACGACTCCGTAGTACGACCGCTCCGCCGTTGGCTGGAGGCACGCGGCGTCGATTTCTTGGGTGGCCACACCGTCACCGACCTCGATATCGTCCCGGCCCGCGCGGGCAAGACGGTCGAAACCATCCGTTACGAGGACCAAGACGGCTCCGCCGGCACTATCGCCGTCGAGCCGACCGACGTCGTCTTCGTGACGAATGGGTCGATGACGGACGCGCTGAGCCTCGGGTCGATGACCGAGGTCCCCGACCTGCACGACAGCGGCACCTCGTTCGAACTCTGGAAGGCACTCGCGGACGACTTCCCCGAGTTCGGGAGGCCTTCGGTGTTCGCCGACCACGTGCCCGAGTCGATGTGGGAGTCGTTCACGCTCACACTCCGCGAGCCGGACTTCCTCGAACACGTCGTGGAGGTCACCCGCGAAGAGCCGGGGAACGCGCTCGTGACGTTCACGGAGTCGAACTGGCTGCTCTCCATCGTCACCGCCGTCCAGCCCCACTTCGCGAACCAGCCGGATGACGTGAAGGTCATCTGGGGGTACGGCCTCTTCCCGGAAGAACGCGGGAATCACGTGAACAAGAAGATGGAGGACTGTACGGGCGAGGAGATTCTGGCGGAGCTCTATCACCACCTCGGCTACACCGACCGTCTCGAAGAGCTCCGCGAGACGGCCACCTGTATCCCCTGTATGATGCCGTTCATCACGAGTCAGTTCATGCCGCGGACGCCCGGTGACCGCCCCGAGGTCGTCCCTGCGGGATCGAACAATCTCGCGTTCCTCGGCCAGTTCGCCGAGGTTCCCGACGACGTGGTGTTCACCGTCGAGTACTCGGTTCGCTCGGCACTGATGGCGGTTCACGAACTGTTCGACGCCGAGGGCGATGTGCCGCCGGTGAGCACCCATCAGTACGAGCCCGACGTGCTTCTCGACACGGTACGGGCCGCTTTCAGATAGCGACCTCGAAGACGACGCTGGCTCGGATTCGGCGGCCGTCTCCAACCGTTGGCGTTCGAACTCCTCGACGGCGATATCTGTGTTCGCAACGAGCCGAATCGACGACGGTGAAGCCAGTTGCCCGCGGTCCGTGAGGTGGATGCACCGTTCCTGATTACTGATGACTTCAGGGCTCTTCCTGAACTTCGAGAGCTAGTGAGTGCGGCTGTTGCATTATCACCGATCAACAACCTCGGAGGCTGATTTTGATGCGCGACTTGCGTTCAGCAACATCGAGACTGAATCGGACCTGCGGTAGACCCGCTTTCTGCCCGTTGAGGGACCTGGGGTCAAATTCAGTTAGAAGTCGCCGTTGATGATATTCGCGACCTGTTCGCGGTCGAACAGTTGTTCCTCCTTGGAAAAGTCGGGATACGGACCACCGTCGTAATCAGGCCACTCACCGAACTGCTCCGGATACAGCTGTTTGGAGACCATCTCTAACTGGAAGAGGTTCATTATTGGGCCGCCGTACCGGGCGCTAAGCGGATACACCTGGTCGTTTTTCACTGCCGAAATTTCTCCCGCAACCGGGTCGTTGTGGAACTCGTTTTTTACTGCTCGCCAATCGTCGCTCCTGGCAAACGCGTTTTCGACGAGGATGACTTCCGGATCGGTCTCGACGAGGGTCTCCAGGTCAATCGTGCTGCTCTCTTCCACATCCGAGAGTGCGTCGGGGACGCCGAACGGACGCGTGTGCGACCGAATGAATCCCGGGCCGTTCATGTGGAAGGTCCAGATGGTATCCAGCTCCGGAGTCGTCATGATTCGCGCCGTTTGCGGCCGGTTATCGCTTGCTGGGAGACTCGACGAGATTGTCGAGTCGAGAGTGGTTTTGACGTCGGAGAGCGCTTCGTACCGCTCCTGTTCTCGGAAGACTTGCGCTACTTTGCCGAAAATATCCCAGAGGGAATAATACTGGTACTGGTCTGCCCAGTCTGCCGGCGGTTCGCTGTGGTTCCGACTGAGGGAGTTCCCGAACCAAGGGGCGATTTCCGTTTGGACTTCCTCGACATCCGCGGTGTCCCACGCATCCATTGTCGAGACGTATGCCGGGTCGGCTAGGTGGAGGTCACTGTCGAGTTCGTACAGGGTTTCCTTGTCCGGATTCCACGAGTTGTAGAGATTCGACCAATCGACCGAGACTCCATTGAGCCGTTCGAGAAGCTTGTCGTAATTGCCCTCGAAGTTGGACGGGCTGTACATCGCATTGAGGGCATCACCGTGACCGAGAGCGACGACCATGTCTGCGTGGTGAACGAGAACGGTGAATACGCTCTTGGGAACCTCGTCGAGTTCGATAGTACCGGCTGGTGCCATCGTCACCGAATAACTCTCCACCTCCGGTTCTGTGGTCTTCGTCGCGGTTGACGAGTCGTTCGCGGTTGTCTCAGTCAACGGTGACGCAGAGTTCGACTGTCCGATACAGCCAGCGAGCAGTCCCCCACCGATGACTGCCCCACCGTACTTGATTGCGTCTCGTCGCGTCGGTGTCTCGTGATCGCTGGAACCGTCTGGCATATGGTTTAGGCTCACCTAAATACGCAAAAGCGTTCCGAATTTTAGGCAGGCCAAAAATATCGGCGAGGGGCACCGCGGCGTGGGCACATCGGCGGCCCACTCTCGGTGAGACCGGGTCCGCAACGCGGACACACTCTGCCGTCAGGAGCGTTCATCTCCTCGACCGCGTCGTCGGTCCCATCCCGAACAGACCTAATTGTACCAACCCCCGCTGCAACCGACCCGGACGATTCGTTCCCCAAATAGTGCTGACAGAGCTGTACGCGGTCGGTGAGGAGCGCCGACGTTTCTTCGCCTTTGGCGTCCATTTCACCGAGTGTTGGTGCCCCTCCATCGTGAGCGGGCAGACCACAATTACCGTTCTTCCGCAGCTGAGGATGATAATGTTTAATATTTTGTCCGCCCTGTGTTGTTATATGAGCGTGGTCAGCGTCTCGATGCCGGAGGAATTGCTTAATCGAATCGACCAGTTCGCGGACGACCACGGCTATACTGGTCGCAGTGAAGTAATTCGCGAGGCGAGCCGAAACCTTCTCGGTGAGTTCGAGGACAAGAAACTCGAAGACCGAGAGTTAATGGGCGTCGTTACAGTCGTTTTCGATTACGAAACGACAAGTGTCGAGGAGAAAATGATGCACCTCCGCCACGAGCACGAGGACATCGTCGCATCGAACTTCCATAGCCACGTCGGCGGCCATCATTGCATGGAACTGTTCGTGTTGGAAGGGTCGCTCGAAGAAATCTCGACGTTCGTCGGAAAGATTCGGGCGACGAAGGACACGCTCACAATCGACTACTCAGTACTCCCCGTCGACGACTTCGGCCCGCTGGCCGACATGAACTAATTCTGCTGCCCTTCTCTGCGTTCACGCCGCCCCTAGCAACATCTACGAACTTCAATCTTCGTTAGTATCAGCTCTAGATGGGAAACTCACAAGAACCGGTTGATATGTCGAGAGAGTTGCCAAAACCAATGGCTCAAATCTCGCGTCGAAGACTCAGTACCTCACAAAGCATCCTCGGCTAGCTGTTTCTGAAGCCTGAGTTCTGTGGCGGAGCGGTTGGACTGGCGGTTTCGACGAGAGAATCATGGACGGATCGGCGGAGAGCCGTCGCTGTCGGCGGCGGCTGCCGCCGACGCGACAGCGTCGCCACTCCCACCGTTGGCTAGCCCGGTCGGGAGTTACCGGTGGAACCGGTCGTCTGGTGGTCGGTTCGCGGGGACGGCCCGACGCACCGCGAGGGCCGTCCACGCTGCTCGACGGACCATATTGATGAACTCCTTGAACGACCACTCCCAGAGGCGACGCCCCCCACGGCGGGGCGTCGCCACGCACTCCCAGTGCAAATACCGCCAGACGTTCTGTAACAGCAGGCTCACCACGACGTACAACAGCCGTACGACCGGATTTTGTGTCGAGGTCGTCGCGATACTTTGCTCGGAGAGTCGATAGCTTGCCTCGATACCGAAGCGTTTCGCGTAGTGGTATCGAGCGTCCCGTGGTGAGTCGATGAACGGCGCGTCAGCGGCGTAGCCGTGACGCGCCACCCCATGTTCGTCGTACCGTCCGTTCTGGTAGGTACAGTCGATGTAGACGGGAAACTCGACGGTCCAGCTGTGACCGTCGAGTTTCGCTGTCAGACTGTGCTGAATCACGCGACTCCACCCTTCTGAGAGTTCTCGCTTGATCGTCCGTCCCCAGCGGACGATCGGCATGACGTAGGCGTGGTTGTGCGCCTGAAGCAGCGTCAAACACTTGCTGTCGTAGAATTCGCGGTCAAGATAGACGGCCTTGACACCGAGGTCAAGGCCGTCGAGAATACCGAGGAACTCTGCGAGGACACTGCTGGCGGTGTCGCCGTCTTCGAGACGGCGCACCGCCAGCGTGTAGCGTTTGTTCTTCACGCGTGCGTACAGTGTCGCGTACGCGTGAAACGCGGTGGTTCCACGCTTCGCTTGTGAGTGATACAGGCCGTCTGTATCGTCTTCGTCGCCGTAGTAGGGCCGCAGGTGGAGGTCTGCGCAGACCTCCACCTGCTGGGGAAGGACGTCGAGAACGTCTTTCTGGAGGAGCATGTTGCCAACCTGTTCGAGCGTTTCTAGATCGAATTTAGTGCGGAGATGGTAGAGAACGGAATTTTCGTGTGGTTCATCTTCGCTTCTCTCACAGAGCGTTGAGACCGAGGTCCCGTCGGCGCAGGCGCCGACGAGGACCTCGTAGATGTCTTCAGCATCGAGTTCAGCGTTTTCAGCGAGTGAGAGAGCAACTTCCTCGTCAAGAGAGTTGACGAGGAAGTTAAGGAGCTGGTCCTCGTGGATTTCATCGTCTGCTTGCTGTGGTTGCTTGGACACATCTTCAGCAAGCAGACGTCTCAACTAACAGGCTTTGTGATGTACTGAGAATGGCTCGATCGTCTGGAACCGCTTCGTCCACGTCATCGCCACGAGCCGGGAGGATCTGCTCCGGTTCGCGGGGGACGGTGACGTCGGCGTTCTGCGCTTTGATGAGAATCGTTCGAGCCGATTTCTGGACCGTATTCCGAAGAGCATTCGTGAAGCGCGTGTGCCAACTGCGCCAGAGTGTCGATTGGTCAGGCACTGTCTCCAGCCCAAGCCGCTCGCAAAGTACCGGATGACTTTCGAGGTACTCGTAGAGTGCTGTTTCGTGCTCCCATCCGTGAAGTTCTTTCAGAACGAACACGCGAAACAGGGTGTCCATCTCGTAGTGTGTCGGATCCTCGTAGCAGTCGTGGGCCTCGAATTGGAAGTAGGCCAGCGGAAGTTCGGAGACGAACTGCTCAACAGAGATGTGCTCATGGTGCGTGAACCAAGCTCCTGAGACGATCCGGACATCCGACTCTAATCCGGTAAGTGAGGTGTGGTCGTACAACGGTGTCGAATCGTACGCTGGCCACTCAACGTACGACAGTCGTGCAATTTGTCGAAAGACGGTTCTCCGAGATTCAGTAGTAATGGGCACTACCGGACAATCGTTCTGGCCCCCTTAAGAACACGTCTACATCTAACGAAAAGGCCCGCTTCTTACAGAAGCTGACGTTTTATTCGTGATCTTTTGGTTTAGTCGCTTCCGCGCTCCCCTGTTCAGAAATGTCAACAGCTTCGCTTGCCGAGGCAGCCTGTCTTTTCTCTTTCACTCGTTGTTCAATCGACGCCTGCATCTCACGCATAAATCCGTCCACCGTGTTACCCATGAGGATGACCGGTCGGCCATCGGTGAACAGTTCAGTTAGAACCTGCTCCGGGTCCGCATTTTGACTGTGGCACTTGGTTGGAACATCGACGTTTTCGGCGAATGCGCGTGTGTTAGCCCCACCGATGTGAGCTTCATCGATTAACTCTCGCTCGAATAGCAACTCGATATATTGAGCAAATGACGCTGTACGCCCCCGCCGGTCTCTTCGGAGGTACACGAACGGGGTGATACATTCGTCATCGACGAGCACCCGTCGAACCATCTCAGTACTTTCGACGTCGTTCACCTCGGCAGCGTTGAAGATGAGTCCGTCTTCAAGTTCTATCCACGTTGGTTGGATCGCACTGAGGAACGATTCGATCTCCTCGGCTGGAAGTGACGGTTCGCCAACAACATCTAACACCGCATTGACTGCGTGGATCGTTTCAGAACCGATTAGCCCTTCGTGTTCGTCGGGAATATCAACCTGCTCGATAGTCCCTCCGCGGCGTTCGATCTCTTTTTGCATATATTCGTGCAACACCGGGTGTTGCTCGCCGCTCACAACGTGTGTTCCCGCTGGGACCGACCGCGCAAACGAACGTGCAAGGTCTGTCCTGGTCTTTCCAAGGGTATCTGTGTGGTCCTGACGGACGTTTGTCAACACGATGATGTCCGGGTTGGTCAGACGCTGATTGAACAGCCGGGTCGTATACTCTGTAATCCCCTGATTCTCGAAGATAGCGATGTCGTCTGGCTCGTACGCATCGAGTTCGGGGACGAACTCAGCGATGAGACTGATATTCTCGTAGAGCGTCGTTCGAGGCCCCCGTCGTTCGATAGGATGGACCTCGCCGTTGTGGATCAGTAGTGGATGGTTGCCGGTGATCTTCGTGAGCGTGTCGTACCCTCGGCGGTTGAAGACGTCGTCGAGCCGTTGGGTGGTTGAGGACTTACCGCGAGTCCCCGAGACGACAATCTGGGTATCGATCTGATCGAGGACCTTACGATGTCGAATACCTCTCGTTGCTTCACTAACCAGCCCTGTTAAACTCGACGAGCCGACTTCGATTGGCTTCGGGCCAGTCTTCCACTCGTACTCTGCCCCAACCAAGAACATCGGCAGCGCCCCCGCCGCATAGTCGAGGAACTGGTCCGCCGCGGACTGTGCTGCCATTTCCGTCGGGAAGCGATCGGCACTATGTCCCAGTACCCCGTTTGCAGTTTGGAGCCGCCAGACCCAGTTGTTTCGTTCCTCCGGAAGCTCTCCTGACGGTGTGGCCTCTTGTTCGACGATTATGTCGGGCGCGTCGACATCGGTGTCTGGGAAGGACTCTTCGTTCCCCGATAGTTCTGCAACAGCGGCGCGAACAATGTCAATTGCATCGCGTGCTGCTCGGGATGTGTCGTAGTGGCGGCTGCCGGTTGCTAGTACCTCCGCTGGGCCCCTAAGACGCCACGACCACCCGAACCCACGGCCGTAGATCTCGAAGGCAGTCCGACTCATGTTTCACCCCCTTCAGAGAGAACCGACGCAGAGAGAACCTCATCTTCACCCGGGGGTGACACAGTATACCAGTACGCGACACCCAGGGCAGCCACCCAGAGAACCGCTGCAATCCCCAGGACAGGCACCGTCAGCTCTTGTGGAAACCCACGAGGTTGGGGAGCACTGAACAGTCGAGCGACGATCAAAGCGGGGACAAAGACCACGATCTGAAGCGGGACGACGAGGCGGCGCTCGAATGGTGCCGACGCATGCGCGTTGTACGCCCCAATACCTGCCAAAATCGCAGTAAAGAACGCCGATAGCCCTCGCTCGATTGGTACGACAAACGTCAGCGATACTGCGGCGAAGATCGCGACTGCGACAGTCACTCCAAGAAGCACTCGTCCGTACCGGAGTGTGAGGTAGTTCGACAGCTGGATGAAGCCAAACGATAGCGCAAGCAAAAGCACGTACAGGAGTACAAGCCAATAGCTCGCTAGCGCGAAAATCGCGAGGAGGACCGCACCAATGATTCCGACCCGAACACCGAACCGGCCCCGGAGCCGTTCAGATAGAACTAGCCCACCAGCGAACAGTCCGGCCACAATCTCTCGAGAGAGGATGACGGATTCGGGGTCGATGGGCACTGCAACACCTTTGTAGATAGCGACATCTGCCGTCGAAGAGAAGAGGACTGGGGGCGTCAGCGTACCAAATTCACGCGCAAATCCATTCGAAACCAGCACCCAACCGAGCGCAGTGAGGGTAACGAACAACCCGACACTCGCCAAGAGGTCGTTTCGGCGATACTCCGGCTTGATTCGATGGTAATTGTACGCTGCGAGTCCAGGGAGAATACTTCCCAGAAACGCGACCACTCCCACCTCAAGTCCTAATTGCAGAACAAAATAGAGCGTGACTACTGGAACGGCTGTGCCGATGACTATCGCTGCAATGAGCTCGTCACGACCAAATATCAACGTTCGACGACGGAGGATCCATAGGCCAACGTACGCGGCTGCCGCGCTCAACACAAAAACGGGGAGCATGACGAAGTTCTTCAAAGAGTATACAGCAAGAACGGGAATGGTGATTGACCCTCCCATACGATACCCGGTGAACTGAGTGATAGCCCCGACGCTCAAGAGACCGATCACGGCGACTAGTGTGGCCACCCACATTGTGACTATCTACCAGCTAATGCACCTTTATAGTTTCAATTCTGTACGGTCGCTTACTGGAGAGTTTGCTGTACACGTCCGTACAGTTCGGATTTATTGAAGGGCTTCGCCAGGAAATCGTCCGCGCCTGCCTCGAGCGCTCGAACGATGTCCTCCTCCCGACTCCGAGATGTCAGCATAATAACCGGCATATCCTGCATCCCGTCGTTCTCCCGGATACGGTCCAGAACCGAAAACCCGTCCATCTCTGGCATCATGACGTCGAGAATGACCGCTTTCGGTAATGAATCCGGGGACTCTTCTAAGTACTCCCATGCCTCCCGACCATCTTTTACAGTCTCCACATCGAACTCCTCACTAAGACTAACATCCATCATCTCTCTGATGTCTTCGTCGTCGTCGGCAGCCAGAATTTCCGCAGGCATACTAGCAGCGTATCCGTCCCGTATTCTTATATTGACCGACATACGAAAATCCCCTCGATTAGTGCGTTTTTTCAGTCGTCAGCGACCTCGATAGCCCACGAGGGTGTCTCGCAAGAAATAGTTAACCGGTTAGACAGTCGAATCTCTGTAACTGTGTTCGGTACTACTGACGAACTGGACGAACCAATCCGCGTTCTCTACGTGAACTCCGATCCCGCGTTCGCGGAGTTGGTTCAAACCAAACTCCAACAGACGAGTCCCGAGATCGACTGTGTTTCTGCCGACGGTATCGACGAAGCACTGCACCGGCTTGCTTCGGATCGGGTCGACTGTATCGTGACGGCGTATTCGCTCGGAGATTCCGACGGCATCGGGCTCACGGAGTCGATTCGCCAGGAGAACGACGAGATTCCGATACTCCTCTTTACCGGAAAAGGCAGTGAGTATATCGCGAGTGAAGCGACTCGTGCCGGCGTCTCGGACTACATCCCGGTCCGGTCGGAACGTGATAACTTCACACTACTCGCGGCCCGTATTCGGACACTCACGACGGCTGCCCGCAAACGCACGGAGGCCGAGCAGACGAAACGGCGCTTCCGACGAACGCTCGAACGCGCAACTGACGCGATTTACGCCGTCGACAGCGACTGGCGCATCGAGTATATGAACGAGAAAATGGCCGAGCGAGTCGACCGTGACCCGGACTCGGTCGTCGGAGAAACCATCTGGGAAGAGTTCCCGTCGGTCGTCGGAACGGAACTCGAAGACACGTATCGAACGGCAATGGAGACTGGTGAACCAGTATCGTTCGAACAGTATCTGGAAGAGCCGCTCGACTACTGGGTCGAAGTGCGAGCGTTCCCAGATGACGACGGGCTGACTGTCTTTTCGCGTGAAATTACTACCGAGCGAGAACGGGAACTGAAGCTAGAGCGCAGTAACGCGGTTCTGGAGAACATCCACGACATCGTGTTCGTCCTCAACGAGCAAGGTGATATCGATTCCGCGAATACAGCTGCAAAGCGGTTACTCGCAGGGGATCCGTCGGCCCAGCTCACAGGACAACAGCTCGAAACGGTCGTCGGTGACC
Protein-coding regions in this window:
- a CDS encoding folylpolyglutamate synthase/dihydrofolate synthase family protein; this encodes MSRTAFEIYGRGFGWSWRLRGPAEVLATGSRHYDTSRAARDAIDIVRAAVAELSGNEESFPDTDVDAPDIIVEQEATPSGELPEERNNWVWRLQTANGVLGHSADRFPTEMAAQSAADQFLDYAAGALPMFLVGAEYEWKTGPKPIEVGSSSLTGLVSEATRGIRHRKVLDQIDTQIVVSGTRGKSSTTQRLDDVFNRRGYDTLTKITGNHPLLIHNGEVHPIERRGPRTTLYENISLIAEFVPELDAYEPDDIAIFENQGITEYTTRLFNQRLTNPDIIVLTNVRQDHTDTLGKTRTDLARSFARSVPAGTHVVSGEQHPVLHEYMQKEIERRGGTIEQVDIPDEHEGLIGSETIHAVNAVLDVVGEPSLPAEEIESFLSAIQPTWIELEDGLIFNAAEVNDVESTEMVRRVLVDDECITPFVYLRRDRRGRTASFAQYIELLFERELIDEAHIGGANTRAFAENVDVPTKCHSQNADPEQVLTELFTDGRPVILMGNTVDGFMREMQASIEQRVKEKRQAASASEAVDISEQGSAEATKPKDHE
- a CDS encoding poly-gamma-glutamate biosynthesis protein PgsC/CapC; translated protein: MWVATLVAVIGLLSVGAITQFTGYRMGGSITIPVLAVYSLKNFVMLPVFVLSAAAAYVGLWILRRRTLIFGRDELIAAIVIGTAVPVVTLYFVLQLGLEVGVVAFLGSILPGLAAYNYHRIKPEYRRNDLLASVGLFVTLTALGWVLVSNGFAREFGTLTPPVLFSSTADVAIYKGVAVPIDPESVILSREIVAGLFAGGLVLSERLRGRFGVRVGIIGAVLLAIFALASYWLVLLYVLLLALSFGFIQLSNYLTLRYGRVLLGVTVAVAIFAAVSLTFVVPIERGLSAFFTAILAGIGAYNAHASAPFERRLVVPLQIVVFVPALIVARLFSAPQPRGFPQELTVPVLGIAAVLWVAALGVAYWYTVSPPGEDEVLSASVLSEGGET
- a CDS encoding response regulator transcription factor, translated to MSVNIRIRDGYAASMPAEILAADDDEDIREMMDVSLSEEFDVETVKDGREAWEYLEESPDSLPKAVILDVMMPEMDGFSVLDRIRENDGMQDMPVIMLTSRSREEDIVRALEAGADDFLAKPFNKSELYGRVQQTLQ